A genomic segment from Lutibacter sp. A80 encodes:
- a CDS encoding PQQ-dependent sugar dehydrogenase yields the protein MKYSTLFFSFIVMLLISCKEKPSEKLAMQMVNNTHSSFEVETIVSDMDIPWSMVFLPDNSLLITELKGELIHFKNGVKTSIKNVPEVFARGQGGLLDIELDPNYSKNGWLYLSYASNIENDGNGGNTTIMRAKLKDGALTETKVLYKATPNTKSGTHFGSRIEFDKDGYLYFSIGDRYVRDENPQHITKDAGKIYRINSDGTIPTDNPFYNTKNAKKAIYSYGHRNPQGMALHPITGEIWIHEHGPKGGDEINIIKAGKNYGWPKASFGVNYSGTKFTDKTSIKGMENPIHHWTPSIAPSGMTFVTSDKYPNWKGNVLVGSLKFQYISRCVLENNKVVKEEKLLENIGRIRCVRQAPDGYIYVAVQNLGIVRLTPSL from the coding sequence ATGAAATATTCTACTTTATTTTTCAGCTTTATAGTAATGCTACTAATTTCTTGTAAAGAAAAACCTTCAGAAAAATTAGCTATGCAAATGGTAAATAACACTCATTCTTCTTTTGAAGTAGAAACCATTGTTAGTGATATGGATATTCCTTGGAGCATGGTTTTTTTACCAGATAATTCTCTATTAATTACAGAATTAAAAGGTGAATTAATTCATTTTAAAAACGGTGTAAAAACTAGTATTAAAAATGTACCAGAAGTTTTTGCTAGAGGTCAAGGTGGTTTATTAGATATTGAATTAGATCCAAATTATAGCAAAAATGGTTGGTTGTATTTATCGTACGCTTCAAACATAGAAAACGATGGTAATGGTGGAAATACAACTATTATGAGAGCAAAATTAAAAGATGGTGCTCTAACTGAAACCAAGGTATTATACAAAGCTACTCCAAACACAAAAAGCGGAACACATTTTGGATCTCGCATAGAATTTGACAAAGATGGTTATTTATATTTTTCAATTGGGGATCGTTATGTTAGAGATGAAAATCCACAACATATTACTAAAGATGCCGGAAAAATTTATAGAATAAACAGTGATGGTACAATTCCAACAGACAACCCTTTTTACAATACAAAAAATGCTAAAAAGGCAATCTATTCTTACGGACATAGAAATCCACAAGGAATGGCATTGCACCCGATAACTGGTGAAATTTGGATACACGAACACGGTCCAAAAGGTGGCGATGAAATAAATATTATAAAAGCTGGTAAAAATTATGGATGGCCAAAAGCGTCTTTTGGGGTTAATTACAGCGGTACAAAATTTACTGATAAAACTTCTATTAAAGGAATGGAAAACCCTATTCACCATTGGACTCCTTCTATTGCGCCAAGCGGAATGACATTTGTTACAAGCGATAAATATCCAAACTGGAAAGGAAATGTACTGGTCGGTTCTTTAAAATTTCAATATATAAGTCGTTGTGTTTTAGAAAACAATAAAGTAGTAAAAGAAGAAAAATTACTAGAAAATATTGGTCGTATACGTTGTGTACGTCAAGCTCCTGATGGTTATATTTACGTGGCTGTCCAAAATTTAGGAATTGTACGTTTAACACCATCACTTTAA
- a CDS encoding CocE/NonD family hydrolase, whose product MKNNTFKVIALILTITTLFSCKNNSTEFTQEKTNYVQENYNKIETTITMRDGAKLFTSIYTPKDTSKAYPILLQRTPYSTRPYGANKFKTRIAPNEHLMKEGNIVVYQDVRGRWMSEGTYDNMRAYIPNKKDSTFVDESSDTYDTIDWLVKNIENNNGNVGTWGISYPGFYSTYSTIDAHPALKAASPQASIADFYFDDFHHNGAFLLSYFRAVPLFGTPKDTPTDTAWYKIPDLKTKDQYQFFLDAGPLSNLDHFFEYEKLDNPALKNSENTSDFFWNELKEHPNYDEVWQSKGLIQHLKNVKTHVATMVVGGAFDAEDLYGPLETYKTIEKYNKDNYNTLVFGPWSHGQWASTKTKNSVGNYYFGDSISIKFQEQIETKFFNHFLKGSGNKNTGLPEAYVYDTGKKEWNSYNVWPPENSEKETFYLSDNQELTSKKGKEIGIQFISNIKKPVPYSEDIKTVFTPRKYMTDDQRFAARRSDVLVFETDFLDEEITISGEILAKLQVATTGTAADWIVKIIDVHPSDSKENNKDMQNHLKMSNYHLMVRSEVMRGKFRNSFTYPEPFIPNKKTAVNIKLQDIHHTFKKGHKLQIQVQSTWFPLIDLNPQTYVDNIFKAKEEDFKTQTHTVFTSSAIEFTVLK is encoded by the coding sequence ATGAAAAACAACACTTTTAAAGTAATTGCATTAATATTAACAATTACTACACTATTTTCTTGTAAAAACAACAGTACTGAATTTACCCAAGAAAAAACAAATTATGTTCAAGAAAATTACAACAAAATAGAAACTACCATCACTATGCGCGATGGTGCTAAACTATTTACCTCAATTTACACACCAAAAGATACTAGTAAAGCCTACCCTATTTTATTACAACGCACACCTTACAGTACCAGACCTTATGGAGCAAATAAGTTTAAAACACGTATTGCACCAAACGAACATTTAATGAAAGAAGGCAATATTGTGGTATATCAAGATGTGCGTGGACGTTGGATGAGTGAAGGAACCTACGACAATATGCGCGCCTATATTCCAAACAAAAAAGATAGCACTTTTGTTGATGAAAGTTCCGATACGTATGATACTATTGATTGGCTAGTAAAAAATATAGAAAACAACAACGGAAATGTTGGTACTTGGGGAATTAGTTATCCTGGTTTTTATAGTACATATTCAACTATTGATGCGCATCCTGCTTTAAAAGCTGCATCACCACAAGCTAGTATTGCCGATTTTTATTTCGATGATTTTCACCATAATGGTGCTTTTTTATTGAGTTATTTTAGAGCAGTTCCATTGTTTGGAACTCCAAAAGATACACCTACTGATACAGCATGGTACAAAATTCCAGACCTTAAAACAAAAGATCAATATCAGTTTTTTTTAGATGCTGGTCCTTTAAGTAATTTAGATCACTTTTTTGAATATGAAAAATTAGACAATCCTGCATTAAAAAACAGTGAGAACACAAGTGATTTCTTTTGGAATGAACTGAAAGAACATCCAAATTACGATGAAGTTTGGCAAAGTAAAGGTCTTATTCAGCACTTAAAAAATGTAAAAACACACGTAGCAACAATGGTAGTTGGTGGTGCTTTTGATGCTGAAGATCTATACGGTCCTTTAGAAACCTACAAAACCATAGAGAAATACAATAAAGACAATTATAATACTTTAGTTTTTGGACCTTGGAGTCACGGACAATGGGCAAGTACCAAAACTAAAAATAGTGTTGGAAATTATTATTTTGGCGATTCCATCTCTATAAAGTTTCAAGAACAAATTGAAACTAAATTCTTTAACCATTTTTTAAAAGGAAGTGGTAATAAAAATACTGGTTTACCTGAAGCTTATGTGTATGATACTGGAAAAAAAGAATGGAATAGTTATAATGTTTGGCCACCAGAAAATTCTGAAAAAGAAACGTTTTATTTAAGTGATAATCAAGAATTAACTTCTAAAAAAGGAAAAGAAATAGGTATTCAATTTATTAGTAATATTAAAAAACCTGTTCCGTATTCCGAAGATATTAAAACGGTTTTTACACCTAGAAAATATATGACAGATGATCAACGTTTCGCCGCCAGAAGAAGTGATGTTTTAGTGTTTGAAACCGATTTTTTAGATGAAGAAATTACAATTAGCGGAGAAATTTTAGCAAAATTACAAGTAGCAACAACTGGAACAGCTGCCGATTGGATTGTAAAAATTATTGATGTACATCCTTCAGATTCTAAAGAAAATAATAAGGATATGCAAAATCATTTAAAAATGAGCAATTATCATTTAATGGTGCGTAGCGAAGTTATGCGAGGAAAATTTAGAAACAGTTTCACCTATCCAGAACCTTTTATTCCAAACAAAAAAACTGCTGTGAATATTAAATTACAAGATATACATCATACATTTAAAAAAGGGCATAAACTACAAATTCAAGTGCAAAGTACTTGGTTTCCGTTAATTGATTTAAATCCACAAACGTATGTAGATAATATTTTTAAAGCGAAAGAAGAAGATTTTAAAACACAAACACATACTGTTTTTACATCTTCAGCAATTGAGTTTACAGTGTTAAAATAA
- a CDS encoding DUF423 domain-containing protein, producing MQQFTLLFASIFGGLAVIFGAFGAHALKKILNTDQLKSFETGVKYQMYHAIVLLVIGFNFNLETASEKYMVYSFMAGIILFSFSIYGLVLSSAKNKKLRFLGPITPLGGLLLVCGWCLLFYTILNIS from the coding sequence ATGCAACAATTCACCTTACTTTTCGCCAGTATTTTCGGAGGTTTAGCAGTTATATTTGGAGCTTTTGGAGCACATGCTTTAAAAAAAATACTGAATACAGACCAATTAAAAAGTTTTGAAACTGGTGTAAAATACCAAATGTACCACGCAATAGTTTTATTAGTAATCGGATTTAATTTCAATTTAGAAACTGCTTCAGAAAAATATATGGTATATAGTTTTATGGCTGGTATTATTTTATTCTCTTTTAGTATTTATGGATTGGTATTATCTTCAGCAAAAAATAAAAAATTACGATTTCTAGGTCCAATTACACCGCTTGGTGGCTTACTATTAGTTTGTGGTTGGTGCTTGTTATTTTATACTATTTTAAATATAAGCTAA
- a CDS encoding GLPGLI family protein, with the protein MKKITLILFIIFPIINIIAQNKDIYGSVYYKFALNKNEITKRNNAKKNVKDMYKGLYEFIADVKFKLEFVNKKSIFSVKDELDNGLKPKGASIASKLISNGSYYCDLNEDIQLRKVDGEILVETQPSNIKWILTQETKKINNYLCYKAISSVTNKNSTGVYTFEIIAWYTPEISVASGPKQFVGLPGLVLELKDTHYTFFATEIVLFPKEKPIIKPFKGKIITEEKYQERIREMMGGFIKR; encoded by the coding sequence ATGAAAAAAATAACATTAATTCTATTTATTATTTTTCCAATAATAAATATTATTGCACAAAACAAAGATATTTATGGTAGTGTTTATTATAAATTCGCACTAAATAAAAATGAAATTACTAAGAGAAATAATGCAAAAAAGAATGTAAAGGACATGTATAAAGGATTATATGAATTTATTGCTGATGTTAAGTTTAAATTAGAATTTGTAAATAAAAAATCAATTTTCTCCGTAAAGGATGAATTGGATAATGGATTAAAACCAAAAGGAGCGTCAATTGCAAGTAAATTAATAAGTAACGGCAGCTATTATTGCGACCTGAATGAAGATATACAATTGAGAAAAGTTGATGGAGAAATATTAGTAGAAACACAACCATCAAATATAAAATGGATACTAACACAAGAGACTAAAAAAATTAATAATTATTTATGCTACAAAGCGATTTCTAGCGTAACAAATAAAAACTCAACGGGTGTATATACATTCGAAATAATAGCTTGGTATACTCCAGAAATATCAGTAGCCTCTGGGCCGAAACAATTTGTTGGTTTACCTGGGTTAGTATTGGAGTTAAAAGATACACATTATACCTTTTTTGCAACGGAAATTGTTTTGTTTCCTAAAGAAAAACCTATAATTAAACCATTTAAAGGTAAAATTATTACAGAAGAGAAATATCAAGAAAGAATTAGAGAAATGATGGGGGGCTTTATTAAGAGATAA